From the Plasmodium vivax chromosome 5, whole genome shotgun sequence genome, one window contains:
- a CDS encoding ran binding protein 1, putative (encoded by transcript PVX_090070A), producing MEDDKNDYNPEEEVTTGNWNTPKIELKEVEIRTGEEDESLFWSGRSKLYRWVEGEWKERGLGESKLLLHKKKGIIRFLLRQEKTLKVVANHYIYPNKSYCKLVPNAGSEKIYAWTVKDFAEEPKIEQFALKFNTAEAAKLFKQKFDEAGQVNLKLLDDNGQLKGKVAEEKEEVKKEEKKEEEKKEKEEEKKEEKKEEKEEEKKEEKEEVKKEEKEEVKKEEKEEVKKEEEKKEDKKEEKKEEEKKEDTKEEQKEEEKGEEKSKEDSKSGEQEKEKEKKKEEEEENIKREN from the exons ATGGAAGATGACAAGAACGATTACAATCCCGAGGAGGAAGTCACCACTGGAAATTGGAACACTCCAaag ATCGAACTGAAAGAGGTGGAGATACGGACGGGTGAAGAAGATGAAAGCCTGTTCTGGTCAGGGAGGTCCAAATTGTACAGGTGGGTAGAAGGCGAGTGGAAGGAAAGAGGACTAGGGGAATCCAAACTGTTGTTAcacaagaaaaaaggaatcatCAGGTTTCTTTTAAGGCAGGAGAAAACACTAAAGGTTGTGGCAAACCACTACATCTACCCCAATAAGTCCTACTGCAAACTCGTGCCCAACGCAGGAAGTGAAAAGATCTACGCTTGGACCGTCAAGGATTTTGCGGAGGAACCCAAAATTGAGCAGTTCGCCCTAAAATTCAACACGGCGGAGGCGGCCAAGCTGTTCAAGCAGAAGTTTGATGAGGCGGGCCAAGTGAATTTGAAGCTGCTCGATGATAATGGGCAGCTCAAGGGGAAGGTcgcggaggagaaggaggaagtgaaaaaggaggagaagaaggaggaggagaaaaaggaaaaggaggaggagaaaaaggaggagaaaaaggaagagaaagaggaggagaaaaaggaggaaaaagaggaagtgaaaaaggaggaaaaagaggaagtgaaaaaggaggagaaagaggaagtgaaaaaggaagaggagaagaaggaggacaaaaaggaagagaaaaaggaggaggaaaaaaaggaggacacAAAGGAAgagcagaaggaggaagagaagggggaggaaaagtcGAAGGAAGATTCCAAAAGCGGGGAgcaggagaaggagaaggagaagaagaaggaggaggaggaagagaacaTCAAGCGAGAAAACTGA
- a CDS encoding hypothetical protein, conserved (encoded by transcript PVX_090075A) — MLYDYLFTPEVKAPKDDGGKEQDTLAGNKQMSYKTSEVQIKHHEEVHTGGMENGDHRKELKEHMDQLKMLHKSLKSKDRNTYGQVKPSGGESVHSNDGALGDTHTGGDQTSEESLAKYVQNEIKNNEKLNKEKKSYDEINLLEDNSKKLQNDIHTWLQSVKNITEKTSKLKDIKTQLLNNIASLNETLTEEIENINEIKKLQKEQNEIFSENWLYFLPSTSDSLASEGRDGSFQQEGRSAS, encoded by the exons ATGCTGTACGATTATTTGTTCACCCCTGAGGTGAAGGCCCCAAAGGATGATGGGGGGAAGGAGCAGGACACCCTGGCAGGGAACAAGCAAATGTCCTACAAAACATCAGAGGTACAAATTAAGCACCACGAAGAAGTGCACACAGGAGGGATGGAAAATGGTGATCATAGGAAGGAGCTCAAGGAGCATATGGACCAGCTAAAAATGCTACataaaagtttaaaaagCAAAGATCGAAATACATACGGTCAGGTAAAACCAAGTGGAGGCGAAAGTGTACACAGTAATGATGGCGCACTGGGGGATACCCATACTGGGGGGGACCAAACGAGTGAAGAGAGTCTGGCCAAATATGTgcaaaacgaaataaaaaacaacgagaaattaaataaagaaaaaaaaagctacgaCGAAATTAACCTACTGGAGgataattcaaaaaaattacaaaatgataTTCACACCTGGCTCCAGtctgtaaaaaatataacggAAAAGACGAGCAAATTGAAGGACATTAAAACGCAGCTGCTGAACAACATCGCCTCGTTAAATGAAACCCTGACggaagaaattgaaaatataaacgaaattaaaaagttgcaaaaggaacagaatgaaatattttccgAAAATTGGCTCTACTTCCTCCCCTCCACGTCGGACAGCTTGGCCAGCGAGGGACGCGACGGCAGCTTTCAA CAGGAGGGACGCTCCGCAAGTTAG
- a CDS encoding ribosomal protein L7Ae-related protein, putative (encoded by transcript PVX_090080A), whose protein sequence is MSEGDHSDKESLAEERLEEGQQDEREGKPKRSYDKLVEELKIENSNSYISKISEPLLKKKYFKYFLKIMDYAYYAKVTAMHIIKTNEQIEERKKKILKNKFVVIGLTQVVKAIRKGLEGIVFLAIDVFPIDIICHMPVFCEEHRIPYTFVTTKNKLARVCKLKRSVTCLFLPKPGIDIDHFESAVNEFSGKKKISNYAKLYEKMLSAVKKNHPFFQS, encoded by the coding sequence ATGTCCGAAGGAGACCACAGCGACAAGGAGAGTTTAGCGGAGGAGCGCCTGGAGGAGGGGCAGCAGGACGAAAGGGAAGGCAAGCCGAAAAGGAGCTACGACAAACTGGtggaagaattaaaaatcgAAAACAGCAACTCGTACATCTCAAAAATTAGCGAGccattattaaaaaaaaaatattttaagtattttcttaaaataatgGATTATGCGTATTATGCCAAAGTAACAGCCatgcatattataaaaacaaatgagcagATAGAGgagcgaaagaaaaaaattttgaaaaacaaattcgtCGTTATAGGGCTAACCCAAGTTGTTAAAGCTATTAGGAAAGGACTCGAAGGCATTGTTTTTTTGGCCATCGATGTATTTCCAATTGATATTATATGCCACATGCCCGTTTTCTGTGAAGAGCATAGGATACCTTACACCTTCGTCACAACAAAGAATAAGTTGGCGCGTGTGTGCAAACTGAAACGATCAGTCACCTGCTTGTTCCTCCCCAAACCTGGCATCGACATCGACCACTTTGAGAGTGCCGTCAACGAGTTTAGCGGTAAGAAGAAGATTAGCAACTACGCCAAGCTGTACGAGAAGATGCTCTCCGCTGTGAAGAAGAACCATCCGTTCTTTCAGTCGTAG